GAGAACCTGCTGGAAAGCGAGCTGTTCGGTCACGAGCGCGGCGCCTTCACCGGCGCCAGCGAGCGCAAGCGCGGTCTGGTGGAAATGGCCGAGGGCGGCACCCTGTTCCTCGACGAAATCGGCGAGCTGCCCCTGCCGCTACAACCCAAACTGCTGCGGCTGTTGCAGGAAAAGCGTTTCCGGCGGGTTGGCGGACTGAAGGAACTCGACTGCAACGTCCGCATCGTCGCCGCCTCGCACCGGCCCCTGCCGCAGATGATCGCCGAAGGCCGCTTCCGGGAGGATCTTTTCTACCGTCTGGCGGTGGTCACCCTGGAACTGCCGCCGCTGCGCCAGCGACGCGAGGATATCGCCCTGCTGGCCACCTTCTTCCTGCAGCGTTTCGCCCGCGAAATGGGCCGGGGGGTCAGCACCATCGCCGCCGAGGCGCTGCAGGCGCTGCAGCAGCACGACTGGCCCGGCAACGTGCGTGAACTGGAAAACGCCATCGAACGGGCGGTGATCTTCAGCCGCGGCCCCTGCCTGCAGCGCAGCGATCTGCCCGCGCCGCTGAATTGCGCCGTTGAGGGTAATCCCCCCGGCCTGCCACCCTGCGACAGCAGCAGCCCCCTGCCCCAGCGCCTGGAACAGATCGAAATCTTCTTCATCCGTCAGGCCCTGCAACAGGCCCAGGGCGTGCAGGCCCAGGCCGCCGAGCGCCTCGGCATCAGCCGCAGCAATCTGCAGTACAAGCTGAAAAAATACGGCCTGATTGGTGACAGCGAGGAATAGAATGGACGTTCAAATTTTGCGACATACCGCCGCAAAAGCTGGCGCTGGTGTTCAAATTTCTGTACGGGGGACAGGGTCGGGCCTTGCCGGCGCTCGACATCTGCCTTGTGTTTTCAATCTCTTGGACCTGCTGCGGCCCTGCTGGCATCGTCCTTGCAGATCGGCCGGACAGCTTCTATCGTCCGGCGCGGCGCGACCTGCCAGCGCGCCGGCAGTCCGTCCAGCGAGGTCCGCCATGCCCCAGTCCAGCCTCTCCGATTCCTTCGATTACCGCAGCCGCATCAAGCATTCGGCGGAAAAAGCCGAAAAATACCAGCGCCGCCGGGCGCGCAAACACCGCAACGAAATGGCCCTGCTCGACCGGGGGCTGCGGCATCTGCGGCAGGTGCGCAGCGTGCTCGACGCGCCCTGCGGTGTGGGTCGCGCCTGTCTGCTGCTGGAACAGCGCGGTTTCGAGGTTACCGGCGTCGACCTGGGCGAAGGCGCCCTGCAAGCGGCCCGCGAAGCCGTGCAGGCAGCCGGTGCCAGCGCCCTGATCGAACGGGCCGATCTCGAACGGCTGCCCTACAACGCTGGCCAGTTCGATGCCTGCCTGTGTTTTCGCTTCATCCATCATCTGCCAACCGCCGCGTTGCGGCAGCGCATCATCGCCGAGCTGTGCCGCGTCGCCGGTCGCTACGTGCTGATCAGCTATCTGAGCCCGCTGTCGGTGACCAGCCTGCGCCGCCGGTTGGGCCAGACCTGGCGCAAACGGCCGCAGGTACAGCACTGCACCCGCCTGACCGAACTGCGTCAGCATTTTGCCGCCGCCGGCTTTGACTTTGAGGCCGATCTGGCGCAACTGCCGCTGCTGCACAGCCTGCACCTGGCCATTTTCCGCCGCCGCACGGTGCTGCCATGACCTCCGGCCCGCAAAGCGGCGTTCGCCTGCTGTACCGTGCGCCGGCCTGGCAGGAGCGCCTGACACGCGCTGGCCTGCAGGAGTTCGGTGATTTCTGGGATCTGCAGCTGGAGGCGGTGGACGAGGGCAACAGCGGTCGCGGCCAGGCCGGCTGGAGCCGGGTGTGCCTGCACCCGCTGTGGGTCGATGGCGCGCTGCTCGGCCGACTGGTGATCAAACGGCAGAGCAACTATTTCAGCCGCGACTGGCGCCATCCGTTGCGCGGCCGGCTGACCTTCGAAAAAGAACTGGCCAACCTGCGCCGTTACCAGCAGGCCGGCATCGCGACCATGGAAGCGGTCTACTGCGCCACCCGCCAGCACAACGGCAGCCGCCAGGCCGTGCTGGTGACGGCTTTTCTCGATGGTTTTATTTCGCTGGAGGAACAGCTGCGCCGCTGGCGGGACCAGCCGCCCCCAAGACGGCAACGCGATCTGCTGCTCGATGCCGTGGCACGGCTGGTGGCCAATCTGCATCGGCAGGGGCTGGAGCATCGCTGCCTGTTTCCCAAGCATATTTTTGTCGAACCCGCCAGCGACAACCCCCAGGTGCGACTGATCGATCTGGAAAAAACCCGCTGGGTGCCCTGGCGGCCGGCCCGCCGAGTGCGCGACCTGACCGCTCTGGCGCGACGCTGGCCGGGACTGAGGCCACGCGACGCCCTGCGCTTTCTGTGCAGCTACAGTGGCCACGCCCGCCTGCAGGCAGGCGACAAACAGCTGTGGCGGGCAGTGGCCCAGCGCATCCGCGCCAAACGGAATGACCGGAGTCTATCCTAATGAATTCAAGCATCCCCCCCATAGGCTTCTGGCGACTGCTGCTCTGGCCCTCACTACTTTTCGTTTTTGCAATGATTTTAAGCCTCGCCAGGTTTGATCAATTCATTGCGGAGGCATTCTACAATCAACAACTTGGCCTCTGGCCTTTCAAGCACAGCTGGTGGGCCGAAACCATCATCCATAGGGGAGGACGAAAAATTATCATTTTTACCGCATCCGGGAGTCTCTTGGTCATGCTTCTGAGCTGGTCCGACAACTTCTGGCGCCCCCTCAGCCGTTCAGCCTTCTATCTGTTGCTCTGCATCGGTCTAGGAACAGGTTTGGTCGCCACTGGCAAATACATTCTGGACAGGCCCTGCCCTTGGTCTCTCCAGCAATATGGCGGCACGCGGCAGGAAATCTCCTGGCGAGAAACCCTCTCCTGCGTCGGGCTGACGCGGGCCAAGTCAGGGCACTGTTTTCCCGCTGGGCATTCGGCAGGTGCTTTCTCCCTTTCCGCTGGATACTTCATCTTTTTAAAGCATAACCGCAAACGGGCTCAACAAGCTCTGTTCCTGTCCCTGGCATTAGGTTGCCTGTTCAGCTTCGGACAGATAGCCCGTGGCGCTCATTTCCTGTCTCATTGTCTTTGCTCTGCTTGGCTTTGCTGGGTTGTAAACTGGGTTTTATATTTTGGCCCTTTCAAAGGCAAACTCTGACCGACTTCCCCCCATTCAAGCATTCTTCTCGACCTTCTAGCTCTACAATCTATTTCCAAAAAAATTCGCGTCGCTCGCGAAAAACTATAGCTGCGCGAAAAAAATAAAACTAATTATTTTTCATATTAACATTAAAAGGAGCCGGAAAACATGAGTGGAAAACCTCATTCCAAAAAAATCCTGGTGCCGCCACAACCTTACAATTTTATCTTTATCTTGTACGGTGTTCTGCTGACCGGCTTTTTTATACTGCGCCTTGGTCTGACTTTTTCCATGTGGAAAGAAATCCCGCATGGTTTTACAGCTCTTACCTATATTTTTGTCAAGGGCTTGGCCTATGATAGCGCTTTTCTTTTCCCTGCTCTTCTCCTGCCAGCTCTGCCACTCATTTTCAAGTCCAGACCTCTAACCCGCAAAAAATGGTTCCGCTTTTTATATGAGGGCTTGCTCTTCGCCAGTCTAGTGATGTTCTTCTTCATTCTTGCCGCTGAAATCCTTTTCTGGCAGGAATTCGGCACAAGATTTAACTTCATTGCCGTAGACTATCTCGTCTATCGCCGGGAGGTAACCCAAAATATCTACGAATCATATTCCATGTTTCTTGTTTTCCTTTACCTTCTGTCGACTTCTCTCCCATCATTTATTTTTTTACGCTGCCGCCTTGCCGCCTGCCTGGAAAAAATCCCTAAAAATAAAAACAACATCAGCTACTTATTTCTTCACGGCGTGCTCGCGCTGCTTTTACCGCTTATTTTATCAACACAAAATCTTTCAGGCTCGAACAACAACTATGTCAACGAATTGTCTGCCAATGGCCCTTATCAGTTCATTACAGCATTTCGCCTGAATATTCTGGACTACGAAAAATTTTATGCCCTTGGAGACCCCCAAAATCTTTCAAACCTGCTCAAGAAACAACTACATGTTAATTCAGCCACATCCGAGTTGTTTGACATCCACCGTGAAATTACAGCCGCAGGATCGCCTCAACGGCTTAATGTTTTTTTAATCACCGTGGAGAGCCTAAGTGCTCAGTATCTCACCCGCTTTCGGAGTCCTGACGTGCCCCGTCTGACCCCGTTTCTGGATCAACTGATCCCGGAAGGACTGTTTTTCAGCAATCTTTTTGCAACTGGAACACGCACCACCCGCGGGTTGGAGGCAATCACGCTCTCAATTCCGCCAACCCCTGGCCGAGCGCTGGTAAAACGACCGGACTGCGGCCCGTTTTTCAGTCTGGGACAGGTCTTACGCCAACAGGGCTATGACACGGCTTTTCTCTACGGTGGCCGCGGTTTTTTTGACAATATGAACACGTTTTTTTCACGTAATGGCTACCGCATCATTGATGAAGGCAATTTTCTCACGGAAGAGATTCAGTTTAAAAATGCCTGGGGAGTCTGTGATGAGGATCTGTATGCCAAAGCCATTCGGGAAGCCGACACCGTTGCCGCAAAGGGAAAACCCTTCTTTTTCCATCTGATGACCACCAGCAACCACCGCCCCTATACCTATCCAAAAGGAAAAATCAACATACCCTCGGGCAGCAGCCGGGAAGGCGCCGTCCGTTATACCGATTACGCCCTCGAACAGCTATTCCTAGAAGCCCGTTCACACGCCTGGTTTGACGATACCCTGTTCATTATTGTCGCCGATCACTGCGCGGGTAGCGCCGGCAAAGTTGGCCTGCCCATAGCCCGCTACCACATTCCAATGCTTTTTTATAGCCCAAAACATCTGGCAAGCGATGAGTTTGCGAACACGGCAAGTCAAATTGATTTAGCACCAACGCTGTTGGGCCTACTCAGCTTTAATTACAAAAGCCACTTCTTCGGGGAGAATCTGCTCGCTGCCGATTACCACCCGCGAGCGCTCGTCGGAAACTACCAGAAATTAGGTCTTTACTGCGATGATCAGCTTATTCTGTTGGAACCCCGTCAAGGCATCAAAAAAATCCACCATCCTTGGGAAAGTGAACAAATAGAGACTGCCTCGCCTGAAGACCCCCTAGTCCAAATTGCCCAAGCATACTATCAAGGGGCTGATTATATTATTCGCCACAAACTCAATCAGCCCCGCTCGGCGCAACACGTGGCCAAAGCCAGGCCACACCAACCAAAGCTTGGCATAAAAGAAGCCAAAAAAAACCTGCTGATTCAGGCAATTCTACAGCATCAGAGCAAGGCAGGCTGTTTCGCTAAAATCTTTTAAAAAATTACAGAATCGAAGGTTTCCATGATCAATCAGCAAAAATCTACTCAAAAGGGTCGAGCTATATTCTCCCTGTTGGCCCGAGAAAACCACGGGGGAGAGGCTTCCGGTTTCGAGCTTTTTTTCGCTCTCTCGTGCCTGGGACTACTGCTTCTGTTGACACTCCTGCGTCTGAGCCTCCATCTCACCAACCTTGACCAAAGCAGCACGGCTACCTGGTCAGACCTTATGACCGCTTACTTCAATGGTCTACGCTTTGACTCTCGGATCATCGCCTATACGGCGTTCCCTTTGCTCCCATTCATCGTTCTTCAGCATCGTTCCTGGCACCGACCAGTTCAAGTTGTCTACCTGACTGCAGTTGCCAGTCTCTTTATTTTGCTTGGCTTGATTGAGCCGATTTTTTACCGTGAATTCCATCAACGGCTGAACGGACTGGTCTTCCAGTATCTCACCGAGAATCCCATTACCGTTCTGCGCATGCTGTGGCATGGCTTCCCCCTTTCGCGCCTGATCGTCGCTTGGGGCTTACTCAGCTGCTCATCGTTCATGGCGCTACGCTGGCTCAGCAGAGCGATCTCTAAAGAAGAACCGTCGAGAAAATCGCATGCAAAACGCTGGTTTCTGTTGCTGCCGGCATTACTCGTAGTCATTCTCGCCGCCAGAGGAACTCTGCGCCAGGGCCCCCCCCTGCGCTGGGGTGATGCCTTTACAACCCCATCCATTTTTGCCAACCAACTGGGGCTTAATCCGGAGCAAACGCTTTATACCGCCATCGTCGGTCGCTTGGCCAGGCGGAAACCGCCCCTGTGGAAAAACTCCATGGCCGCTACCGAAGCCATCCGCATCGTCCGACAATCCTTGCTTTTGCCCCAGGAAACCCTTGTAGACGCTGAACAGGCCGTTGTTCGTCGCGTCTACCAACCACGGAGCGATGGCCAGCTCCCCGTTCGCAATGTCGTGGTCATCCTCATGGAAAGTTTGGCGGCGCGATATGTTGGCGCGCTGGGAGACTCTCACAACATCACTCCCTGCTTCGATGAGCTAAGCAAAAAAGGGTTGCTGTTCAGAAATTTTCTAGCCAATGGCACCCACACACATCAGGGGATATTCGCCACCATGACTTCGTTTCCAAATCTGCCGGGCTATGAATATCTGATGCAGATGAGTGAAGGAAGCCATGATTTTTCAGGGCTAGCTCCTCTCCTCAAACTTTTAGGATATGAGGACCTATATGTTTATAATGGAGATTTTGCTTGGGACAACCAGTTGGGCTTTTTCAGACGACAAGGTTTCCAGAATTTTATCGGCCGCAACGATTATGTGAATCCTGTGGTCAAAGATCCTACTTGGGGCGTCAGCGATCAGGACATGTTCGACCGAGCAGCCAAGGAGCTCGCGAGCATACCCCGCAAAAAACCCTTCTTTGCCTTGTTGCAAACACTGTCCAACCACACTCCCTATGCGCTTCCAAACCCACTACCTGTCCCCGCCGTAACCACTGCGGGAAGTCTTAACGCGCATCTTACCGCCATGCGTTACGCAGACTGGGCACTGGGGCGGTTTTTCGCTGCCATAGAAAAACAGCCGTTCTTTCAGGAAACCCTTTTTGTCATCGTCGGCGACCATGGCTTTGCCAATTCCGAACAGCTAACAGAACTTGATCTCAACCGATTTCACGTCCCCCTACTGCTTGTGGCGCCAGGAATTCAAAAACGCTACGGTTCTTTTTGCGACCGCGTTGGATCACAGGTTGATATCGTGCCCACCATCCTTGGCCGACTCGGCCACAACATTCAGCACCAATGCTGGGGAAGAGATTTGCTGGCCCTATCCCCGTTTGATGCCGGTTTTGCCGTCATCAAGCCCTCGGGCAGTGACCAAACTGTCGGGCTTGTCCAAGGCAACCGATTGCTGGTCTGGCCACAAAGCCGGCAGCCCCTGCATTTTCAAATCGATCTGCGCAAACACCAGGCTATCGCCACAAACCCTTCACCGGAAGAATCCCGCCAAAGCACTGATTTTCTGCAAGCCTACATTGAAAGCGCAAGTCACTCTCTGCGCCAAAATACTGCGGGCATCGCTTCCGCACAGGAAAAAACCCTATGAAAAAGAATACCGGTATTCGACGCGTGATACGCGCGATGAGCTATTCCCTCGCCGGTCTCAAGGCCGCCTTTCGTTCCGAGGCCGCGTTCCGTCAGGAAATCGCGGTAGCGGCGCTACTCCTGCCTTTAGCCTTCTGGCTTGATCTGGTCATGACTGACCGTTTGTTGTTAATTGGCTCGGTCCTGCTTGTGCTCATCGTGGAGCTTTTAAATTCCGCCATTGAGGCAGTTATCGACCGTATAGGCCCAGACTGGCACGAACTCGCCGGGCGCGCCAAGGACATGGGTTCGGCCGCAGTCCTTATAAGCCTGTTGTTTGCTACCCTGTG
The sequence above is a segment of the Candidatus Cloacimonadota bacterium genome. Coding sequences within it:
- a CDS encoding LTA synthase family protein, with the protein product MINQQKSTQKGRAIFSLLARENHGGEASGFELFFALSCLGLLLLLTLLRLSLHLTNLDQSSTATWSDLMTAYFNGLRFDSRIIAYTAFPLLPFIVLQHRSWHRPVQVVYLTAVASLFILLGLIEPIFYREFHQRLNGLVFQYLTENPITVLRMLWHGFPLSRLIVAWGLLSCSSFMALRWLSRAISKEEPSRKSHAKRWFLLLPALLVVILAARGTLRQGPPLRWGDAFTTPSIFANQLGLNPEQTLYTAIVGRLARRKPPLWKNSMAATEAIRIVRQSLLLPQETLVDAEQAVVRRVYQPRSDGQLPVRNVVVILMESLAARYVGALGDSHNITPCFDELSKKGLLFRNFLANGTHTHQGIFATMTSFPNLPGYEYLMQMSEGSHDFSGLAPLLKLLGYEDLYVYNGDFAWDNQLGFFRRQGFQNFIGRNDYVNPVVKDPTWGVSDQDMFDRAAKELASIPRKKPFFALLQTLSNHTPYALPNPLPVPAVTTAGSLNAHLTAMRYADWALGRFFAAIEKQPFFQETLFVIVGDHGFANSEQLTELDLNRFHVPLLLVAPGIQKRYGSFCDRVGSQVDIVPTILGRLGHNIQHQCWGRDLLALSPFDAGFAVIKPSGSDQTVGLVQGNRLLVWPQSRQPLHFQIDLRKHQAIATNPSPEESRQSTDFLQAYIESASHSLRQNTAGIASAQEKTL
- a CDS encoding methyltransferase domain-containing protein; the protein is MPQSSLSDSFDYRSRIKHSAEKAEKYQRRRARKHRNEMALLDRGLRHLRQVRSVLDAPCGVGRACLLLEQRGFEVTGVDLGEGALQAAREAVQAAGASALIERADLERLPYNAGQFDACLCFRFIHHLPTAALRQRIIAELCRVAGRYVLISYLSPLSVTSLRRRLGQTWRKRPQVQHCTRLTELRQHFAAAGFDFEADLAQLPLLHSLHLAIFRRRTVLP
- a CDS encoding LTA synthase family protein, with amino-acid sequence MSGKPHSKKILVPPQPYNFIFILYGVLLTGFFILRLGLTFSMWKEIPHGFTALTYIFVKGLAYDSAFLFPALLLPALPLIFKSRPLTRKKWFRFLYEGLLFASLVMFFFILAAEILFWQEFGTRFNFIAVDYLVYRREVTQNIYESYSMFLVFLYLLSTSLPSFIFLRCRLAACLEKIPKNKNNISYLFLHGVLALLLPLILSTQNLSGSNNNYVNELSANGPYQFITAFRLNILDYEKFYALGDPQNLSNLLKKQLHVNSATSELFDIHREITAAGSPQRLNVFLITVESLSAQYLTRFRSPDVPRLTPFLDQLIPEGLFFSNLFATGTRTTRGLEAITLSIPPTPGRALVKRPDCGPFFSLGQVLRQQGYDTAFLYGGRGFFDNMNTFFSRNGYRIIDEGNFLTEEIQFKNAWGVCDEDLYAKAIREADTVAAKGKPFFFHLMTTSNHRPYTYPKGKINIPSGSSREGAVRYTDYALEQLFLEARSHAWFDDTLFIIVADHCAGSAGKVGLPIARYHIPMLFYSPKHLASDEFANTASQIDLAPTLLGLLSFNYKSHFFGENLLAADYHPRALVGNYQKLGLYCDDQLILLEPRQGIKKIHHPWESEQIETASPEDPLVQIAQAYYQGADYIIRHKLNQPRSAQHVAKARPHQPKLGIKEAKKNLLIQAILQHQSKAGCFAKIF
- a CDS encoding diacylglycerol kinase — its product is MKKNTGIRRVIRAMSYSLAGLKAAFRSEAAFRQEIAVAALLLPLAFWLDLVMTDRLLLIGSVLLVLIVELLNSAIEAVIDRIGPDWHELAGRAKDMGSAAVLISLLFATLCWLTIPWPR
- a CDS encoding sigma 54-interacting transcriptional regulator; this encodes ENLLESELFGHERGAFTGASERKRGLVEMAEGGTLFLDEIGELPLPLQPKLLRLLQEKRFRRVGGLKELDCNVRIVAASHRPLPQMIAEGRFREDLFYRLAVVTLELPPLRQRREDIALLATFFLQRFAREMGRGVSTIAAEALQALQQHDWPGNVRELENAIERAVIFSRGPCLQRSDLPAPLNCAVEGNPPGLPPCDSSSPLPQRLEQIEIFFIRQALQQAQGVQAQAAERLGISRSNLQYKLKKYGLIGDSEE
- a CDS encoding phosphatase PAP2 family protein, with the protein product MNSSIPPIGFWRLLLWPSLLFVFAMILSLARFDQFIAEAFYNQQLGLWPFKHSWWAETIIHRGGRKIIIFTASGSLLVMLLSWSDNFWRPLSRSAFYLLLCIGLGTGLVATGKYILDRPCPWSLQQYGGTRQEISWRETLSCVGLTRAKSGHCFPAGHSAGAFSLSAGYFIFLKHNRKRAQQALFLSLALGCLFSFGQIARGAHFLSHCLCSAWLCWVVNWVLYFGPFKGKL
- a CDS encoding lipopolysaccharide kinase InaA family protein; this translates as MTSGPQSGVRLLYRAPAWQERLTRAGLQEFGDFWDLQLEAVDEGNSGRGQAGWSRVCLHPLWVDGALLGRLVIKRQSNYFSRDWRHPLRGRLTFEKELANLRRYQQAGIATMEAVYCATRQHNGSRQAVLVTAFLDGFISLEEQLRRWRDQPPPRRQRDLLLDAVARLVANLHRQGLEHRCLFPKHIFVEPASDNPQVRLIDLEKTRWVPWRPARRVRDLTALARRWPGLRPRDALRFLCSYSGHARLQAGDKQLWRAVAQRIRAKRNDRSLS